In Phaseolus vulgaris cultivar G19833 chromosome 3, P. vulgaris v2.0, whole genome shotgun sequence, the sequence cgcaggcgATGGCTGTCTGTTTCAAGGCATCTTTCTCTATCAAGgaaactgataaaactctggtaagctttaaaactgtggtatatatgggacaacgattcactcgtgtcccacggtgggcgccaaatgatcctgccggcaactcgaacgtggaggaatcgcttcgtagcactctctgccctgtctacgcgactgcgtcttctgcagaatcaccctcagagccttctcttgcttctccagacgtggcctgcaaaacacacagacggcgcctctagcggccgtttgcactccgacgatcaagttagtccacggAACCACCAAAGAATAGAAAattagtagtgtgtgtgaaaaactcttgtaCTCTCTTTTTCGTCTCTCCCacttctctccctgattcctccttttatctctctgtctctgtttctgggcataacagaattctattgtgcttttctggcatgtgtcagaaacctattatgcttttcagagacagtgtacctgcagaatcagagagtgtgggtgtttgtgcgtgtccgcgcgtctctgcgctgggctgcgcctgtctgtacccttaatggtacggagtgcacttttgtctggaccgcacccctctcagatggtgacacgtggaggcctgcaactcacatctaaccacacacgtgtcatttactggaagggctctagcgcttctctttgtgtgcctaagttacgcccttgcggagtagcttaggatatttctcttatctgggtaaatcgcatgctcttaggagaacgtcgggtgtggctggtctaggcacactcaccaaacgttgctctctgcgtaggcgacttacccttcacgatgccacgcacgtaatgggttgagggaatcaccaatcactgactggtttactagttccctcaggccactctcgtgcatgattccctgaggtgtgctcatgcgagatccatgcgtaacgctctcgctgggaacctcagtcccagtttaactgcgtgtaacacgagaccccgatgacaatacacccgatgactgatcagtgtttatttgcttctcgcgctctgcctccaggcgcgagtctgggaactggtctgttggtggccacttggctactgaccaccgatcaccattctgggtgatctgtcccccgacctctctgccgcctgatctgtcggtggtcacttggttactgaccaccgatcaccgctcttggcgatcgtccccctgacctctctgccacctggtccacgtgtcaccctgcgagtggtccacgtggttctctgttgttgacgtcatcgactaccgatgatcGATCGTATCATCAGCCCTTAGCCTGAGCAAGCTCTTCCGTAGCttttttgttttcctcccgAGCCTGGGCCTGCTCTGCAACAATCCTCGTGTTTTCCTCTTGAGTTATGCCGAGCTCAGCCTtggtgtcgtccctctccttctcgactttcccaaggagaacctcccgatctGCCGACCTTTTTTCGAGGTTTTCTACTTTGGTCGCATTCGCCTTCATCGCAGCCTCCAAGTTGGtcaccttgagcctgtaagggaccaacttgctctccagttcaatcttttcttgCGCTTGGAGCTGCAATTTCTGGCGAAGGGCAGAGGCTTCCCGGCGCGTGCTCCTGAGCTCAGCATCCATCGTATCCTCCAGCCTCGAGTGCTCCAACTCGGCCATCGTCAAGTGGCATGAGAGCTTTCCCACCTCAGCCTGTGCTATTAAGTTTGACTCCTTGAGCGCTGAGTTTTCTTCTTGGAGCTTCTTGACGGCGTCCTTCACAGCTTTTGACATGATCGCGGGGAGacttctgccatcatcttcagcttGGCTGTGAAAGGCCCCATGATCTCTTCAATGGAGGGTGGGAGGCTCGAGTTTGTTGCTGGTGGAGCTGCTGGAGGAGtctggtgctgactttcaccaccgcCCTCTTGGGTTTGTAAGGCAAGttgagcttcttggcgtggtggtgaggtcgGGGACTCAGTTATCAAAATTGGCGAGTCATGAGCGCCCTCATTCTCGCCTAATGTGGCCCCAGCGATGGAAGCAGTGgagggaggaccctctccaacgGACACgaatggtgtggaggcgcttggaggttTCTCCATGAAGTCTGGATTGCTACTTTCGATCGCTGGGGGTGCGGCGGCCAGCGGCGGCCAGCGGCGTCGCTTGGACTAGAGGTAATGGAGATGGAGGGGATGGAGCTGGTGGtgaaggcggtgttggtgttggaagcGCAGGGGGTGAAGAGGGAGTTACCCTTTTTCTCTTTGTAACAAGGCCGTCGTCGGTgatttcttcatcttcttcttctctaaccacctggggggctttccttttgGGCTTCCTCAAGATAAGTTTCTTCCTTTGAGGGGCGGGCAGTACCCCAGAAGAAGTCGCACCCTGAGGAGGAGTCTTGCCTTGGACGACGGCGATCTCCActaccgagttgggcacggtttgggagcccgccgccagcTTGTGAGAACGGGCGATtgccctcagttcagctaatTTTCCTTTTCCCAACATGAGGTCTGCACAGGGTAGAAAACAGATGAGTAGGCCCCAAAGTAGAAACAGGTTATACAAGCATATGCACGCAGGAATAACGCAAACAAGTGGCACAtgaattaaaaatcaaaaccaGTACGCAACAAACAGGACGCCCAATGATAGATGGTAGAAATGCGAAGTCAGTCCCAACACAAAATGAAAACCTTGGTGTCGAGGTAagggctaacctatgtgagcttcaagttggccctcgaggaactcgaaggagattattgaggcggtgaggaaggtgattTTGGCGGCTGCtacactcttccagaaaaggcagagatctttgtctagctcgcccatggtgtcgggacttctgggcctcctaaagctttctttggcgtctttgttccccttgtgtaccgagtacaaggggaagccgtcgagcagggagGGATCTTGATCGTTTGCGCACACCTTCacgaattttcccttccaatctttgtaggattgctggaaaatcgagaggattgacctcccagcaatcccatttaGGCTAATCCAGAGGCGGTCTCCGGGATTCTTAGCTCCGAACAAGAAGAGGAAAATGTCAACTGAAGCTGGTAGTCCCAAGTGTGCGCACATAATTTGaaacgcccttacgaacgcccaactgttgggatgaagctgggcgggggagatatcgagctcggttaacagctc encodes:
- the LOC137839303 gene encoding uncharacterized protein — protein: MSKAVKDAVKKLQEENSALKESNLIAQAEVGKLSCHLTMAELEHSRLEDTMDAELRSTRREASALRQKLQLQAQEKIELESKLVPYRLKVTNLEAAMKANATKVENLEKRSADREVLLGKVEKERDDTKAELGITQEENTRIVAEQAQAREENKKATEELAQAKG